From the genome of Solanum pennellii chromosome 6, SPENNV200:
ttatatctttaaataattagaTTGAGATTAACATATTACCAATTGTTAGACATCACCCAGCTTATGTTTATTGCAAAACGAGTGAATCTAAAGCTCATATTAGTCCAATCATGATAAATGCATACATTCTTATTCTTCAAATGGATTCACATACATAATTAAACTAaccaaaagaaaattattattaatcatcatttttttgatttatagcaattaaatacaaatttgggagaaaatgtttttcaatttttttatatatatttttaattggtcaaaatattaataaataattaaaatatatttatcaaatattaaaagttactcctaataaataaaaaaattacatatttttaaaatattattttttatgaaaaatattttcctccgTACCAAACAAACCCGAGACTCAATGATTAGTGGATGTGATATTGTTCTTCATGATGACTCTAAACCCATATTTGGGCATGCGATGATTATTGTtccctaaaatataaattataatagttGTGTATATAATactactctctctctcttccaTTATGTTACTTTTTAGATTTCAAGAATCAAACAAATATATCTTTGACCGTAAAGTTtttataaatcttttaaatattttgaattatcaattattgtgactcatagtactttttatatagtttacaaatatataaatttcatttcaaatttttttaaagatttcatgCGACAATATTCTGATTAAACTTAAACtgtttgacttttaaaatattaaaggaGTCGTATAAATTCGAACAGAAGGAGTACTGTATAATACAAAAAATCAACATTGGTCAAAATAGTGATAAATTACATGAAAAACTATCTCCATATATATCACTAATGGAATAGCTGACAAATCCACTCATAAGTAATTTGAAAGTGTACATATCTCATGAAATTATAAAAGATAACAACGTTTATTAATTAGATATAGAATTTATCATTTAGGTAGTTAATTCAAATGAACTTATTTGTCGAATTCTGGGCATGTGAAATGACGCCAAATAGAGTCTTATCACCTTATACATTATAGACCTACATCCTAATCAtgcaattaattaaaaaaatcgtCTATTGTGCAGTTGTTGCCCACTACATATGGGATAAATAATGAATACACTATTTTTGAATATGACATGTACAATTAATCATACAATAGATAATTAATTGTGCAGTTGTTGCAAACTTGTGAGTAGTATGATACTGTTTATTCGGATGTGAGGTATGCGAGTATTAAATactatataattagtatatacCATGTTTGGTAGTTAATCAGTTTGATGAATTGAAGCAATCGTAAAACCAACAAATGCATACATCTTATTCTTCAAATGGATAAACATACATATACAACAAATGCATACATCTTATTGGATCTCTCATACATACAACATACACTTTACATACTATCCTTTTTGATAAGTGTTTGGAGGTGACTTATGCGGATATTAAATACTACATAATTAGTTAAAATCATGTGTGATAGTTAATTAGTCCGACGGATTGAAGCAATGGTAAAACCAACAAATGCACACATTTTATTCTTCAAATGGATACACATACATAATTAAACAAAGTAAACAATCAGAACTAGTATTGTTCATCGTTTTTATGATGTATAGCAATTAAATAGAGATCTTTTTGTCTTGCGGCACTTAATCCATGTGTTTCCGTCATATCCAAATCATTTGGATTAGTTCCATCTGGCAGTTTCCAGTCAAAGTGGTAAAGTAACTGAGCCAAAGGAAGTCCAACATTAGCTAAACCAAAGACTATTCCCGGACAAATCCTTCTTCCTGCACCAAACGGAATCAACTCAAAGTGATTTCCTATAAAATCAACCGAAGAATTCTCAAATCTCTCTGGTATGAAATTATCAGGATCATCCCAACTTTCGGGATCTCTCCCTATTGCCCACGCATTGACTATTACTCTAGTGTTAGTAGGTATGGTATATCCATCAATAACTGTTTCTTCCCTGCATTCCCTAGGCGCTAAAAGAGGAACTGGAGCATGAAGCCTTAATGTCTCtttaataacaaaattcaaatatgtcaaattttgcATATCTTTTTCATCACAAGTACTACTTTTCTTTCCCTTAAATACTCGTCTCACTTCACTTTGGGCCTTCGCCATGATGTGTGGATTCTTCATTAACTCTGTAAACGCCCAAACAAGAACCGTAAACGAAGTTTCTGTTCCAGCAAGAAAGATGTCCTGCATCAACcaaacaatgaaaaataagtGACAGTTTAATTTGCGCGTGTTTTTAATAAAGCTAAGGGAGAAAACTTACAAGAATCACAGCTTTAATGTTTTCATTTGTGATTGGAAATTGAAGTTCCGCGTTCTCTTTCACCCTTAAGAAAACATCAACCAAATCTTCGTCTCCAAACTCACCATTTCCCTTCTTCCCAACTGCTTTATTTTCGATATGCTCATTCAGAATCTCCTCCAAAATCACATCAACCTTTTTATGCGCGTTCACCATTCTAGTTTTCTCACCTCTTACGTTGTGAAGTAACTTCCATGAAGGAAACAAGTCAGCCAAATAAAATCCTGCTCCTAATAAGAGTACTTCTTTCATAATTGTTATGAACTCATCTCGATCTTTGCATATTTTTCCAAAAGCGGTTCTACAAGTTATGCAGTTGCTAAGCAGAAAAATCTTTTCAGTCATGTTTGTTGTAGAACCACTCATGGAACGAAGTGATGAAATGAGACTCGAAAGTTCATCCTGTCGAATTGCACCAAATGACTTGACCATCTTCGTACTAAGAAGTtctaaaatacaaattttacgCAGTTGTCTCCAGTACTCACCATATGGACTGAATGCAATATCTTTATTGTTGTAAAATATGATGCTTGTGGATGTAAGTTGTGGCCTATTAACAAAGGCGAGATCATgagtttttaaaacttgttttgCCATAGTAGGTGATGATATGACCACGGTAGGAACTTGCCCTAGTTGCAAGTACATAATAGGTCCATATCTTTGCGATAAATTTCTAAGGACGCGATGTGGAAGTCCTCCTCCGATCAAGTGATGTAGACATCCAATGAAGGGAAGTCTCCATGGACCTGGAGgcaatttcttttgttttttatttctcCATTGTTTTATTCCAATAAAAAGGGAGGATAAGAAGAGAAGCAACAAAGCTAAGGAGTAATTAATCTCCATTGATAAGAGTAAGGATGTTAATGAAAAGGAAGTTTAGCttaattaaagaagaaaaattgcaTTGCAAACATCTTTTGGCACGTCTTATTATATAAAGAAGATGAGAAGAGACAACAAAAATGTCtttaattatttagtatttaaaatttaatatttatgaaagaacaTGACTCTTATGTTATCTTAAATAAGcagattatttaattaattctaaaTTCGAGGAGtttgtgaacacctaattttttaccaaaacataatatattttacaccaatttaaaaagggttatatttttcgtaatataaaataataataataaattataaattaataaaaaaatataagatcaattatagtttaataataaaaaaattgataaatagaagttgggaatttaagttatttgttaattatctagtctaaaaataataataatatagaaaatattgtgaaaagtatagaaaaagaaaagaaaaaggagtcctaaagatttcaaatttgttttaccttatcctaattattcccaacttcctaacttattttactaaaaaatctcatcccatttattttttattttttctctctctctctttggacgtttcttttgaaacttttaacattttttttgttaattttctattattattatttatttattttatatccttatctcaacccaaattccctcaacaatatttcaaattaaatcctaATCCTACTCTATTACGTTCCTCTTAATTAGCACCAGACTCTCaaccaaaattattataaaaaaacacGTTCAGTTGAGAAGAAAAAATACAGAGAGATGTAAAAAGAGGAGGCAAAAATACACAAATACACAGATACACAGATACAGAAAAACACAGATGCAGAAAAACACAGATACAGAGAAATACACAGAGGATAAAAAAAANNNNNNNNNNNNNNNNNNNNNNNNNNNNNNNNNNNNNNNNNNNNNNNNNNNNNNNNNNNNNNNNNNNNNNNNNNNNNNNNNNNNNNNNNNNNNNNNNNNNNNNNNNNNNNNNNNNNNNNNNNNNNNNNNNNNNNNNNNNNNNNNNNNNNNNNNNNNNNNNNNNNNNNNNNNNNNNNNNNNNNNNNNNNNNNNNNNNNNNNNNNNNNNNNNNNNNNNNNNNNNNNNNNNNNNNNNNNNNNNNNNNNNNNNNNNNNNNNNNNNNNNNNNNNNNNNNNNNNNNNNNNNNNNNNNNNNNNNNNNNNNNNNNNNNNNNNNNNNNNNNNNNNNNNNNNNNNNNNNNNNNNNNNNNNNNNNNNNNNNNNNNNNNNNNNNNNNNNNNNNNNNNNNNNNNNNNNNNNNNNNNNNNNNNNNNNNNNNNNNNNNNNNNNNNNNNNNNNNNNNNNNNNNNNNNNNNNNNNNNNNNNNNNNNNNNNNNNNNNNNNNNNNNNNNNNNNNNNNNNNNNNNNNNNNNNNNNNNNNNNNNNNNNNNNNNNNNNNNNNNNNNNNNNNNNNNNNNNNNNNNNNNNNNNNNNNNNNNNNNNNNNNNNNNNNNNNNNNNNNNNNN
Proteins encoded in this window:
- the LOC107021769 gene encoding premnaspirodiene oxygenase-like — its product is MEINYSLALLLLFLSSLFIGIKQWRNKKQKKLPPGPWRLPFIGCLHHLIGGGLPHRVLRNLSQRYGPIMYLQLGQVPTVVISSPTMAKQVLKTHDLAFVNRPQLTSTSIIFYNNKDIAFSPYGEYWRQLRKICILELLSTKMVKSFGAIRQDELSSLISSLRSMSGSTTNMTEKIFLLSNCITCRTAFGKICKDRDEFITIMKEVLLLGAGFYLADLFPSWKLLHNVRGEKTRMVNAHKKVDVILEEILNEHIENKAVGKKGNGEFGDEDLVDVFLRVKENAELQFPITNENIKAVILDIFLAGTETSFTVLVWAFTELMKNPHIMAKAQSEVRRVFKGKKSSTCDEKDMQNLTYLNFVIKETLRLHAPVPLLAPRECREETVIDGYTIPTNTRVIVNAWAIGRDPESWDDPDNFIPERFENSSVDFIGNHFELIPFGAGRRICPGIVFGLANVGLPLAQLLYHFDWKLPDGTNPNDLDMTETHGLSAARQKDLYLIAIHHKNDEQY